A single genomic interval of Apis cerana isolate GH-2021 linkage group LG14, AcerK_1.0, whole genome shotgun sequence harbors:
- the LOC107998721 gene encoding retinal rod rhodopsin-sensitive cGMP 3',5'-cyclic phosphodiesterase subunit delta, producing MPSRGEDILKGFQVNWMNLRDADSGKILWQGNEDLSVPEIEHEARVPKKILKCRAVSREINFSSAEPMERFRLEQKVLFKGRCLEEWFFEFGFVIPNSTNTWQSLIQAAPESQMMPANVLNGNVVIETKFFDDDLLVSTSKVRLFYV from the exons atgccTTCTCGAGGCGAAGATATACTTAAAGGCTTTCAAgt AAATTGGATGAATTTACGAGACGCCGATAGTGGTAAAATACTATGGCAAGGTAACGAAGATtt atCTGTCCCAGAAATCGAACATGAAGCAAGAGTAcctaaaaagattttaaaatgtcGTGCAGTTTcacgagaaattaattttagttctGCAGAACCAATGGAAAGATTTAGGTTAGAACAGAAAGTATTGTTTAAAGGTAGATGTTTGGAAGAATGGTTTTTCGAATTTGGATTTGTTATACCTAATAGTACTAATACATGGCAAAGTTTGATCCAAGCTGCTCCAGAAAGTCAAATGATGCCTGCTAATGTTTTAAA tggAAATGTTGTGATAGagacaaaattttttgacGATGATTTATTGGTCTCTACCAGTAAGGTTCGCCTTTTTTATGTCTGA